The Synergistaceae bacterium sequence CCGGGGGGCTCGCCCAGGTGAATGTCATGCTCAGCACGCTCATGGGCGGTGTTACAGGCTCGGCCAACGCCGACGCCGCGATGGAGAGCAAGATCCTGGTGCCGGAGATGGTCGCCAGGGGGTACGACAAGGCCTTCTCCGCTGCCATCACAGCCGCCTCGTCCGCGATAGCCCCCGTCATACCGCCGGGGATCAACCTGATAATCTACGCCCTGATAGCACGGGTGTCGGTGGACAAGATCTTCATGGGAGGCTACGTCCCGGGGCTGATCATGTGCTGCTCGCTGATGATCGCGGTTCACTTCATCTCCAAGAGAAGGGGATACAAGCCCTCGCGCGAGAAGAGGGCGACATTCGGAGAGGTGATGCGCCAGCTCCGCCAGTCCGGCTGGGCCCTCTTCATGCCGCTCGGCATCATCCTGGGCCTCCGCTTCGGCATGTTCACACCCACGGAGGCGGGCGCCGTCGCTGTGGTCTACTGCGTGCTTGTGGGCTTCTTCGTCTACCGCGAGCTGCGACCGCACCACTTCATCGAGGTGCTCAAAGACACGGTCTACGGCACAAGCACCGTGCTGCTGGTCATAGTCGCGGCGTCGGTGTTCGGCTACTACATGAGCTGGGAGCGCATACCGCAGACCATGGCGAGACTGCTGCTCGACATAGCCGACAACAAGTATGCCATGCTCATGGTGATAAACGTGCTGCTGCTGATACTCGGGATGTTCCTGGAGGGGGGCGCCCTGATGATCATACTGGCGCCGCTGCTGGTCCCTGTGGTCACGGGGCTGGGCGTCGATCCGCTTCACTTCGGCCTTGTGATAATCGTCAACATAATGATAGGCGGTATCACCCCGCCCTTCGGGTCCATGATGTTCACCACCTGCGGGATCACCGGAGTGGCGATACCCGACTTTGTCAGGGAGAGCATACCGTTCATAATAGCGCTCATCATCGCCCTGATCATAATAACGTACATCCCGGCTCTGACGCTCTTCCTGCCGGGACTGCTGGGCTAGCCATGCTGGTGTTCGGACACAGGGGGGCGTCGGGTTATGCCCCGGAGAACACGCTTCCCGCCTTCGAACTGGGGATAAAGCAGGGCTGCAACGGATTCGAGTTCGACGTGCAGCTCACATTGGACGGGGTCGCGGTCGTGATCCACGACTGGGATGTCGACCGCACCACGGACGGCTCGGGCGAAGTGCGCGCCCTGGACTACGAGGAGATACTCTCCCTCGACGCAGGGTCGTGGTTCGGCCCGCAGTTCGCCGGAGCGCGAGTGCCGCGCCTGGAGGAGCTGTTCGAACTGATCCCGGAGGGAATGCCGCTGAATCTCGAGATGAAGACCCGCCCCGGCGACCGTCCGGGGCTGGAGGAGCATGTTGCGTCTTTGATACAGGAGTACGACAAGACGGGGAGCGTCATAGTCTCATCCTTCAACCACGGGAGCCTGGTGGAGCTTCACAGGATCGCCCCGGAGATAAAGAAGGGACTCCTGTACGAGGGAGTGCTGGTCTCGCCGCTCGCCTACGGGAGGCGCGTAGTGCCGGACCTGTTGTACAGCTTGCACCCATGCCACGACTACGTGGATAGCTCCACGACGGAATCGGCGCACCGAGAAGGCGTCAAGGTCGCCTGCTGGACGGTTAACGAACCGGACAGAGCCCTGGAGCTGAAGCGGATGGGTGTGGACATAGCGATAACCAATTACCCGGACAGGCTGCTGGCCGCGCTGGAGGATTGAATCGTCATCCCGACTGAATTAAATACTCTCACGGAGGTAATCTGAAATGCGCTCTTTCGCACTAGCCGGCTGCGGCCGGATCAGTAAAAACCACATAGACACCTTGGGCGAACTTGAAAAAGAGGGCCGGGCGAAGCTCGTAGCCTGCTACGACTCCATCCCCGCGTTGGCCGATTCGGTCGCCGAGGCCACGGGCTGCCGCGCCTTCAGGTCGATCGACGAGATGCTTGAGTCCGTCCCGGGCGGCGTGCTCACGATATGCACCCCTTCCGGCCTGCACCCTGCCCACGTCGAGACCGCCGCCCGTCACGGTGTCCATGCCCTGTCGGAGAAGCCCGCCGGGACCAGCCTGG is a genomic window containing:
- a CDS encoding TRAP transporter large permease; translation: MEFLPVVVVFVLYFSGIPIAFALFGAALSYFTFINTGSPVDLILQRFITSTASFPLLAVPFFIMAGSVMNYAGISNRLMSMADVLTGHMTGGLAQVNVMLSTLMGGVTGSANADAAMESKILVPEMVARGYDKAFSAAITAASSAIAPVIPPGINLIIYALIARVSVDKIFMGGYVPGLIMCCSLMIAVHFISKRRGYKPSREKRATFGEVMRQLRQSGWALFMPLGIILGLRFGMFTPTEAGAVAVVYCVLVGFFVYRELRPHHFIEVLKDTVYGTSTVLLVIVAASVFGYYMSWERIPQTMARLLLDIADNKYAMLMVINVLLLILGMFLEGGALMIILAPLLVPVVTGLGVDPLHFGLVIIVNIMIGGITPPFGSMMFTTCGITGVAIPDFVRESIPFIIALIIALIIITYIPALTLFLPGLLG
- a CDS encoding glycerophosphodiester phosphodiesterase encodes the protein MLVFGHRGASGYAPENTLPAFELGIKQGCNGFEFDVQLTLDGVAVVIHDWDVDRTTDGSGEVRALDYEEILSLDAGSWFGPQFAGARVPRLEELFELIPEGMPLNLEMKTRPGDRPGLEEHVASLIQEYDKTGSVIVSSFNHGSLVELHRIAPEIKKGLLYEGVLVSPLAYGRRVVPDLLYSLHPCHDYVDSSTTESAHREGVKVACWTVNEPDRALELKRMGVDIAITNYPDRLLAALED